In the Nicotiana tabacum cultivar K326 chromosome 16, ASM71507v2, whole genome shotgun sequence genome, one interval contains:
- the LOC142170501 gene encoding uncharacterized protein LOC142170501 produces the protein MIVSQSARNKIGFIYGTIFKPPENSPQFKEWYRCNNMVISCLTNSFTPDIAESFQYSDTAQSIWTRLNKMYGTVNGTKLKRLWDELGFMRASRGSSCICAAKSELQREDDENKLHQFLMGLNDTYVGVRINLLVMHPPPSLDTAYNILLQDERQRQASLPSQFCTDSASFNAHLTNKFSGTPTPPKQFNKRVNFDLNKSNIVNRYCKNPGHLVDKCYKLHGFLPGFKFTKGKRTDANVEVQGYPNSVGFHNTVESSHSPAEGSSESESLIPGLTKDQYSQLMMLLQHTQISKS, from the exons ATGATTGTCTCCCAATCTGCTAGGAATAAGATAGGGTTTATTTATGGAACAATTTTCAAACCTCCTGAAAATTCTCCTCAATTTAAGGAGTGGTATAGGTGTAACAATATGGTCATATCTTGTCTAACTAACTCCTTTACACCAGACATTGCTGAAAGTTTCCAGTACTCTGACACTGCCCAAAGTATTTGGACTCGGCTTAATAAAATGTATGGTACTGTCAATGGTACCAAG CTAAAGAGATTGTGGGATGAATTGGGTTTCATGCGTGCATCTCGTGGTAGTTCTTGCATATGTGCTGCCAAATCTGAGCTCCAAAGAGAAGATGATGAGAACAAGTTGCATCAATTTCTCATGGGGCTTAATGACACCTATGTTGGAGTTAGGATTAATCTGCTTGTGATGCATCCTCCTCCATCTCTAGACACTGCCTACAACATCTTGCTTCAGGATGAGAGACAAAGACAAGCATCCTTACCATCCCAATTTTGTACTGATTCTGCCTCTTTCAATGCCCATCTCACTAACAAGTTCTCAGGGACACCTACTCCACCTAAACAGTTCAATAAAAGAGTTAACTTTGATCTCAACAAGTCAAATATAGTGAATAGGTATTGCAAGAATCCTGGACATTTGGTTGACAAATGTTATAAGCTCCATGGGTTCCTACCAGGTTTCAAATTTACAAAGGGTAAGAGGACTGATGCAAATGTTGAGGTGCAGGGTTATCCAAATTCTGTTGGTTTTCATAATACTGTTGAGAGTTCTCACTCTCCAGCTGAAGGGTCTTCTGAGTCAGAGTCTTTGATTCCTGGGTTAACCAAGGATCAATATTCACAACTTATGATGCTGCTTCAACACACACAAATTTCAAAGTCATAG
- the LOC107763677 gene encoding 15.7 kDa heat shock protein, peroxisomal: protein MALFGDPFRRFLLSPTIYRNSSGSAALLDWFESPNSHIFKINVPGYSKEDIKVQVEDGNVLVVKAEGGGKKDEFLGKEKEIVWHVAERGGGRGDFFREIELPDDVKVDQIKAQVENGVLTIVVPKDVTSKQSKVRNINITSKL from the exons ATGGCGCTTTTTGGTGATCCTTTCAGACGATTCTTATTGAGTCCCACAATTTATCGCAACTCTTCTGGTTCTGCTGCTCTTCTAGATTGGTTTGAATCTCCTAATTCTCACATCTTCAAAATCAATGTCCCAG GCTATAGCAAGGAGGACATAAAGGTGCAAGTTGAAGATGGGAATGTACTAGTGGTGAAGGCGGAGGGTGGCGGCAAAAAAGACGAATTCCTCGGAAAAGAGAAGGAGATAGTGTGGCATGTGGCGGAGAGAGGCGGAGGAAGAGGAGATTTCTTTAGGGAAATTGAGCTGCCGGATGATGTGAAGGTggatcaaatcaaagctcaagtTGAGAATGGTGTTCTCACCATTGTTGTTCCAAAAGATGTAACTTCAAAACAATCCAAAGTTAGGAACATTAATATTACCAGTAAGCTGTAA